The Streptomyces sp. NBC_01255 genome window below encodes:
- a CDS encoding ATP-binding protein, which translates to MKIAFVGKGGSGKTTLSSLFIRHLAATESPVVAVDADINQHLGAALGLPESEAAAMPAMGAHLPLIKEYLRGSNPRIVSADTMIKTTPPGEGSRLLRVREDNPVYGACARTVALDDGDVRLMATGPFTESDLGVSCYHSKVGAVELCLNHLVDGADEYVVVDMTAGSDSFASGLFTRFDMTFLVAEPTRKGVSVYRQYKEYARDFGVALKVVGNKVQGHDDLDFLRAEVGDDLLVTVGHSDWVRAMEKGRPPRFELLEAENRMSLQALQDAADDSYAHRDWDRYTRQMVHFHLRNAESWGNAKTGADLAAQVDPEFVLGERVAVSQLG; encoded by the coding sequence ATGAAGATCGCTTTCGTGGGGAAGGGCGGCAGCGGCAAGACCACGCTGTCCTCGCTCTTCATCCGCCACCTCGCCGCCACCGAGTCCCCGGTCGTCGCCGTCGACGCCGACATCAACCAGCACCTGGGCGCCGCGCTCGGACTGCCCGAGTCCGAGGCCGCCGCGATGCCCGCGATGGGCGCGCATCTGCCGCTCATCAAGGAGTACCTGCGGGGCTCGAACCCGCGGATCGTCTCCGCCGACACGATGATCAAGACGACGCCGCCCGGGGAGGGTTCGCGGCTGCTGCGCGTCCGCGAGGACAACCCGGTCTACGGGGCCTGCGCGCGCACGGTCGCGCTCGACGACGGCGACGTCCGGCTGATGGCGACCGGCCCCTTCACGGAGTCGGACCTCGGGGTGTCCTGCTACCACTCGAAGGTCGGCGCGGTGGAGCTCTGCCTCAACCACCTGGTGGACGGGGCCGACGAGTACGTGGTCGTCGACATGACGGCGGGCTCGGACTCCTTCGCGTCGGGCCTCTTCACCCGCTTCGACATGACCTTCCTGGTGGCCGAGCCGACCCGCAAGGGCGTCTCGGTCTACCGCCAGTACAAGGAGTACGCGCGGGACTTCGGCGTCGCGCTCAAGGTCGTCGGGAACAAGGTGCAGGGCCATGACGACCTCGACTTCCTGCGCGCGGAGGTCGGCGACGACCTGCTGGTGACGGTGGGCCACTCGGACTGGGTCCGCGCGATGGAGAAGGGCCGCCCGCCCCGCTTCGAGCTCCTGGAGGCGGAGAACCGCATGTCGCTCCAGGCCCTTCAGGACGCGGCCGACGACTCGTACGCCCACCGCGACTGGGACCGCTACACGCGCCAGATGGTTCACTTCCACCTGCGCAACGCGGAAAGCTGGGGCAACGCCAAAACCGGGGCCGACCTGGCGGCGCAGGTCGACCCCGAGTTCGTCCTCGGCGAGCGCGTGGCCGTATCGCAGCTCGGCTGA
- a CDS encoding oxidoreductase has product MSTHASDPLAALGSLPGVADAVDSVRKAVDRVYGHRVMRRRSNEISSEAALRGARGSAALSGADWALEEVRRRTDFSADAEARTVGAALRLGAEAGQLLSIWRQSPMRVLARLHLVAAGDAGISGDTGFAVGSGGSDGSADSVGRPRLDGEAVDEPLIEAPLPMPSEVAGRLDGLAELIVAGGEAPALVTAAVVHGELLALRPFTSYNGLVARAAERIVLVGSGLDPKAICPAEVGHAEQGRAAYLAAFEGYLSGTPEGVGAWIAHCGRSVELGVRESTAVCEALQRGAA; this is encoded by the coding sequence ATGAGTACGCACGCCTCTGACCCCTTGGCCGCCCTCGGTTCCCTGCCGGGCGTCGCCGACGCGGTGGACTCCGTACGCAAGGCCGTCGACCGGGTCTACGGCCACCGTGTGATGCGGCGCCGCAGCAACGAGATCTCCTCCGAGGCGGCGCTGCGCGGGGCGCGCGGTTCGGCCGCCCTCTCCGGTGCCGACTGGGCCCTCGAAGAGGTCCGCCGGCGGACCGACTTCAGTGCCGACGCCGAGGCCCGCACGGTCGGCGCCGCCCTGCGCCTGGGTGCGGAGGCCGGGCAGCTCCTCTCCATCTGGCGCCAGTCGCCGATGCGGGTACTCGCCAGGCTCCACCTGGTCGCCGCGGGCGACGCGGGGATCTCGGGCGACACGGGTTTCGCGGTCGGCTCGGGCGGTTCCGACGGCTCGGCCGACTCGGTCGGGCGGCCCCGGCTGGACGGCGAGGCCGTCGACGAGCCGCTGATCGAGGCCCCGCTGCCGATGCCGTCCGAGGTGGCCGGCCGCCTCGACGGGCTCGCGGAGCTGATCGTCGCGGGCGGTGAGGCCCCGGCGCTCGTGACGGCCGCGGTCGTGCACGGCGAACTTCTCGCGCTGCGACCGTTCACCTCGTACAACGGTCTGGTCGCGCGGGCGGCGGAGCGGATCGTGCTGGTGGGCAGTGGCCTCGACCCCAAGGCGATCTGCCCGGCGGAAGTCGGCCACGCCGAGCAGGGGCGGGCGGCGTACCTCGCCGCGTTCGAGGGGTATCTGTCGGGCACCCCGGAGGGTGTGGGTGCCTGGATCGCGCACTGCGGGCGCTCGGTCGAGCTGGGTGTCCGGGAGTCGACGGCCGTCTGTGAGGCGCTCCAGCGCGGCGCGGCCTGA